Proteins encoded by one window of Halorubrum ruber:
- a CDS encoding DUF2249 domain-containing protein: MFVTNDPEIGFVSSKMSSEPGDQAAVERAVAERTDAPTDGETVSLDVRALGPPKPLRETLERVETLGDGDVLVQYNDRTPKFLFPRLEDRGFAYAAVETDATDAVVTAIWPADGETASSGEGAGEGDRASEGDATAT; the protein is encoded by the coding sequence ATGTTCGTCACAAACGACCCGGAGATCGGCTTCGTATCGTCGAAGATGAGCTCCGAACCCGGCGATCAGGCGGCGGTCGAACGGGCGGTGGCCGAGCGGACGGACGCGCCGACCGACGGGGAGACAGTCTCCCTCGACGTCCGGGCCCTCGGGCCGCCGAAGCCGCTGCGCGAGACGCTCGAACGCGTCGAGACCCTCGGTGACGGCGACGTCTTGGTCCAGTACAACGACCGGACCCCGAAGTTCCTCTTCCCGCGCTTAGAGGACCGCGGGTTCGCGTACGCGGCAGTCGAGACCGACGCGACCGACGCGGTCGTCACGGCGATCTGGCCGGCGGACGGCGAAACGGCGAGTTCGGGCGAGGGGGCCGGCGAGGGTGACCGGGCAAGCGAGGGCGACGCGACCGCGACCTAA
- a CDS encoding trimeric intracellular cation channel family protein — translation MTGGVLSLLFGDPFAAMNTVGLVAFALVGASKAVREEFDLFGVAVVGLAMAFAGGVTRDLLVARVPLALRSPVEIILGLVGVALAVGLSAWLASPDEHPVTLVADAVGLAAFATTGAIVATDAGVSAFGVVAVATINAVGGGALADILLDRAPFILFEDFYASCAVLGGVAYWLVGALGGPSGVAAAACAAVTVGLRLVAVARGWGLPTAKRFGDEFGR, via the coding sequence ATGACCGGGGGCGTCCTCTCGCTTTTGTTCGGCGACCCGTTCGCCGCGATGAACACGGTCGGGCTCGTCGCGTTCGCGCTCGTCGGCGCGAGCAAGGCGGTCCGCGAGGAGTTCGACCTCTTCGGCGTCGCTGTCGTCGGGCTGGCGATGGCGTTCGCCGGCGGCGTCACCCGCGACCTCCTCGTCGCGCGCGTCCCGCTCGCGCTGCGCTCGCCGGTCGAGATCATCTTGGGGCTCGTCGGCGTCGCCCTCGCGGTCGGGCTGAGCGCGTGGCTCGCCTCCCCCGACGAACACCCGGTGACCCTCGTCGCCGACGCCGTCGGCCTCGCCGCCTTCGCCACGACAGGCGCCATCGTCGCGACCGATGCGGGGGTGTCCGCGTTCGGCGTCGTCGCGGTCGCGACGATCAACGCCGTCGGCGGCGGCGCGCTCGCCGACATCCTCCTCGACCGCGCGCCGTTCATCCTCTTCGAGGACTTCTACGCGAGCTGCGCCGTGCTGGGCGGCGTCGCGTACTGGCTGGTCGGCGCGCTCGGCGGCCCCTCGGGGGTCGCGGCCGCGGCGTGTGCGGCGGTGACGGTCGGCCTCCGGCTCGTCGCCGTCGCTCGCGGCTGGGGCCTCCCGACCGCGAAGCGGTTCGGCGACGAGTTCGGTCGATAG
- a CDS encoding DMT family transporter, whose protein sequence is MSRYRTAGRFVLLCAVWGTAFMATDVGLADLPAVPFAAVRFDVAAALLFGAVLATGADVRPRTRDDYVYVLVGGALIIGAHHAFLFAGQRYVTGAVAAVLLGLVPVVTPALTRLVTTDEEFTAATALGVALGFVGVVVIADPDPANLADSVLGVALVLASALAFAVAAVVTHSRSPSMSFLSTQAWMMAVGAGVLHAAVLALPGQSFAAATWTPSALGAVAYLSAVAGVGGFLLYFTLLDDLGPIEMSFIEYVIPVFAALAGWFVLGQEVTPAAVVGFAFILAGFVAAKWRALRGT, encoded by the coding sequence ATGAGTCGCTACCGGACGGCCGGCCGCTTCGTGCTGCTGTGTGCGGTCTGGGGAACGGCGTTCATGGCGACGGACGTCGGCCTCGCGGACCTCCCCGCGGTGCCGTTCGCGGCCGTGCGCTTCGACGTCGCCGCCGCGCTGCTGTTCGGCGCCGTCCTCGCCACCGGTGCGGATGTCCGCCCCCGGACTCGGGACGACTACGTCTACGTGCTGGTCGGCGGTGCCCTCATCATCGGCGCCCATCACGCGTTCCTCTTCGCCGGCCAGCGGTACGTCACGGGCGCCGTCGCCGCCGTGCTGTTGGGGCTGGTCCCCGTGGTGACCCCGGCGCTCACGCGGCTCGTCACGACCGACGAGGAGTTCACCGCCGCCACCGCGCTCGGCGTCGCGCTCGGGTTCGTCGGCGTCGTCGTCATCGCCGACCCCGACCCCGCGAACCTCGCGGACAGCGTCCTCGGCGTCGCGCTCGTGCTCGCGTCAGCGCTCGCGTTCGCCGTCGCCGCGGTCGTCACCCACAGCCGGTCGCCGTCGATGTCGTTCCTCTCCACGCAGGCGTGGATGATGGCGGTCGGCGCGGGAGTCCTCCACGCCGCCGTGCTCGCGCTCCCCGGTCAGTCGTTCGCGGCCGCCACGTGGACTCCGTCCGCGCTCGGCGCCGTCGCCTACCTCTCCGCGGTCGCCGGCGTCGGTGGGTTCCTGCTGTACTTCACGCTCCTCGACGACCTCGGCCCCATCGAGATGAGCTTCATCGAGTACGTGATCCCCGTGTTCGCGGCGCTGGCGGGCTGGTTCGTCCTCGGGCAGGAAGTGACGCCCGCGGCCGTCGTCGGGTTCGCGTTCATTCTGGCGGGGTTCGTCGCCGCGAAGTGGCGGGCGCTGCGTGGAACGTAG
- a CDS encoding DUF5830 family protein, with product MTEPSTREEKLELGVELLAHLEREELDLAAAVDRIETITTSPALTRDILDAAEKRGIIDREGARLRVRRNGTYVEYDSQVVAREGDFECRRCGASISTGHFIQLDAGELGPFGSSCIRKVTGRESEAESE from the coding sequence GTGACAGAGCCGTCGACCCGCGAGGAGAAGCTGGAGCTCGGCGTCGAGCTGCTGGCGCACCTCGAACGCGAGGAGCTCGACCTCGCCGCCGCGGTCGACCGGATCGAGACGATCACGACGAGCCCGGCGCTCACCCGCGACATCCTCGACGCGGCCGAGAAGCGCGGGATCATCGACCGCGAGGGCGCCCGTTTGCGGGTCCGACGGAACGGGACCTACGTCGAGTACGACAGTCAGGTCGTCGCCCGCGAGGGCGACTTCGAATGCCGGCGGTGCGGCGCGTCGATCTCGACGGGCCATTTCATCCAGTTGGACGCGGGCGAACTCGGCCCGTTCGGCTCCTCGTGTATCCGGAAGGTGACCGGGCGAGAGTCGGAAGCGGAGTCGGAGTGA
- a CDS encoding radical SAM protein, with translation MFDDLDTDRRPLVLVWEVTQACGLACRHCRADARPQRHPDELTTAEGKRLLADAAAFGDGQLAVLSGGDPLARDDLTELVAHGDDLGLRMTITPSGTRSLTPERVRDLGDAGIARMALSLDGSTRERHDAFRGEESFADTVAAARAARDAGIPLQVNTTVCADTVDDLPAIRDRVRDIGAVLWSVFFLVPVGRGRVLDPVSPERAEEAMAWLHEVSEEEHFGVKTTEAPFYRRVGIQRAEAGAPDGAAQRRGGVTAGRGFAFVSHTGEVYPSGFLPESAGNVRDRSVVDVYRNSDLFESLRDPDGFSGKCGACEFRHVCGGSRSRAYAVTGDPTGSDPLCPYVPEGYDGPLPERQRGAGEDGDRPEPAD, from the coding sequence ATGTTCGACGACCTCGACACGGACCGGCGGCCGCTGGTCCTCGTCTGGGAGGTGACGCAGGCCTGCGGGCTCGCGTGTCGGCACTGCCGGGCCGACGCACGGCCGCAGCGGCACCCGGACGAGCTGACGACCGCAGAGGGGAAGCGACTGCTGGCGGACGCCGCCGCGTTCGGCGACGGGCAGTTAGCCGTCCTCTCGGGGGGCGACCCGCTCGCGCGCGACGACCTCACCGAGCTGGTCGCGCACGGCGACGACCTGGGCCTCCGGATGACGATCACGCCGAGCGGAACCCGGTCTCTCACGCCGGAGCGCGTCCGCGACCTCGGGGACGCGGGGATCGCGCGGATGGCGCTCAGCCTCGACGGCTCGACCCGGGAGCGCCACGACGCGTTCCGCGGCGAGGAGAGCTTCGCGGACACGGTCGCGGCCGCCCGCGCCGCCCGCGACGCCGGGATCCCGCTCCAGGTCAACACCACCGTCTGCGCGGACACGGTCGACGACCTCCCCGCGATCCGCGACCGCGTCCGCGACATCGGCGCCGTCCTCTGGAGCGTCTTCTTCCTCGTCCCGGTCGGTCGCGGCCGCGTCCTCGACCCCGTCTCGCCCGAGCGCGCCGAGGAGGCGATGGCGTGGCTCCACGAGGTCTCGGAGGAGGAGCACTTCGGCGTCAAGACGACCGAGGCGCCCTTTTACCGCCGCGTGGGTATCCAGCGGGCCGAGGCGGGGGCGCCCGACGGGGCCGCCCAGCGACGGGGCGGGGTCACGGCCGGGCGCGGGTTCGCGTTCGTCAGCCACACGGGCGAGGTGTACCCATCGGGGTTCCTCCCCGAATCGGCCGGGAACGTGCGCGATCGGTCGGTCGTTGACGTCTACCGCAATTCTGACCTCTTTGAATCCCTCCGCGACCCCGACGGCTTCTCGGGGAAGTGCGGCGCCTGTGAGTTCCGCCACGTCTGCGGCGGGAGCCGGTCGCGCGCCTACGCCGTCACCGGCGATCCGACCGGCAGCGACCCGCTGTGCCCGTACGTCCCCGAGGGGTACGACGGGCCGCTTCCGGAACGGCAGCGCGGCGCGGGCGAAGATGGCGACCGACCGGAGCCGGCGGACTGA
- a CDS encoding helix-turn-helix domain-containing protein, which yields MFRRPRSRSYFHRDAEFTGMAQARLRVTIPDGPWVGDVSREHPDARFQVLTATPEDGAGFALVRVTADDTDPVLDAIDDHETITHSSVMAEDDGMVTVQVEALVPLLQTVARRAGVPIEMPVEIRDGVARVDVTGDHERVAKFGDALRDVGAEFEVEYVQQRVNPGGSLTERQREVLFEAVDRGYYDVPRETTLTEVAEHVGIAKSTCSEVLQRVERTIVREFVDDLPRRPVEFESPEDDGIERIQ from the coding sequence ATGTTCCGGCGGCCGCGGAGCCGAAGCTACTTCCACCGTGACGCCGAATTCACGGGTATGGCACAGGCACGCCTCCGCGTGACGATTCCGGACGGCCCGTGGGTCGGCGACGTCTCGCGAGAACACCCGGACGCGCGGTTCCAGGTGTTGACCGCGACGCCCGAAGACGGCGCGGGGTTCGCGCTGGTTCGGGTCACCGCGGACGACACGGACCCGGTCCTCGACGCGATCGACGACCACGAGACGATCACCCACTCGTCGGTGATGGCCGAGGACGACGGAATGGTCACCGTTCAGGTCGAGGCACTCGTCCCGCTCCTCCAGACCGTCGCCCGCCGGGCGGGCGTCCCCATCGAGATGCCGGTCGAGATCCGCGACGGCGTCGCCCGCGTCGACGTGACCGGCGACCACGAGCGCGTCGCGAAGTTCGGTGACGCGCTCCGCGACGTGGGCGCGGAGTTCGAAGTCGAGTACGTCCAGCAGCGCGTGAACCCGGGCGGGTCGCTCACCGAGCGCCAGCGCGAGGTCCTCTTCGAGGCGGTCGACCGCGGCTACTACGACGTGCCCCGGGAGACCACGCTCACCGAGGTGGCCGAGCACGTCGGGATCGCGAAGTCGACCTGTAGCGAGGTGCTCCAGCGCGTCGAGCGCACCATCGTCCGGGAGTTCGTCGACGACCTCCCGCGCCGTCCGGTGGAGTTCGAATCGCCCGAAGACGACGGGATCGAGCGGATCCAGTAG
- the menD gene encoding 2-succinyl-5-enolpyruvyl-6-hydroxy-3-cyclohexene-1-carboxylic-acid synthase, whose translation MTAPNRNVLWANALVDELVAAGVDAVVASPGSRSTPLTVAAAGHEELTVFSQLDERSAAYFALGRARRTGRVTPLICTSGTAAANYHPAVMEASEARVPLLALTADRPPELRDSGANQTADQEKLYGDAVRFYKDLPEPAANDRALRSLRTTVARAVATAEGADQGPVHLNVPFKKPLEPTPVPGDVPDDLPEAAERGRDGPYVDVTAGAPEPGDEELRALATELGDADRGLIVAGPADPPGIDPESVTALAHATGFPVLADPLSGLRYGGHTRVAPVIGNYDAYLSADLADGEDGDADAAEAAREWADPDLVLRLGASPTSKRLRKYLAGTGADQYQVDPAGRWREAEFAATDLVVAEPSRLCARLSRLVGGGSGDPDWRSQWEEADRVAEAVHGREAEELDEAVAAGESDSLRSGFHEGDALRAVADALPDPATLFVSNSMPVRDLDRFVGSTTANITALGNRGVSGIDGIVSSALGAGSGTTDDLTLVVGDIALYHDSNGLLAVDRCDVDVTVVAVNNDGGGIFHKLPIESFEPPFTESFKTPHGLDFEPLAELHGLDYERIDARSDALADRGESPAERAQAVADDVAAVVSRAHEEAGSHLIEVDTDAEVSHRTREQLAAAVERAVHGGSAARGEGAGSS comes from the coding sequence ATGACCGCGCCGAACCGGAACGTCCTGTGGGCGAACGCGCTCGTCGACGAGCTCGTCGCCGCGGGCGTCGACGCCGTCGTCGCCTCGCCGGGCAGCCGCTCGACGCCGCTGACTGTCGCCGCCGCGGGCCACGAGGAGCTCACCGTGTTCTCCCAGTTGGACGAGCGCTCCGCCGCGTACTTCGCGCTTGGCCGGGCCCGCAGGACCGGCCGCGTGACGCCGCTGATCTGCACCTCGGGCACCGCCGCCGCCAACTACCACCCCGCCGTGATGGAGGCGAGCGAGGCCCGCGTCCCGCTGCTCGCGCTCACGGCCGACCGGCCGCCCGAACTCCGTGACTCCGGCGCGAACCAGACCGCGGACCAAGAGAAGCTGTACGGCGACGCCGTGCGCTTTTATAAGGACCTCCCGGAGCCGGCCGCGAACGACCGGGCGCTCCGCTCGCTTCGCACCACCGTCGCCCGCGCCGTTGCGACCGCCGAGGGCGCCGATCAGGGGCCGGTCCACCTCAACGTCCCATTTAAAAAGCCGCTGGAGCCGACGCCGGTCCCGGGCGACGTGCCGGACGACCTCCCCGAGGCGGCAGAGCGTGGCCGCGACGGCCCGTACGTCGACGTGACGGCCGGCGCCCCCGAGCCGGGCGACGAGGAGCTGCGCGCGCTCGCGACCGAGCTGGGCGACGCGGACCGCGGGCTGATCGTCGCCGGCCCGGCCGACCCGCCGGGCATCGACCCCGAGTCGGTTACGGCGCTCGCGCACGCGACCGGGTTCCCGGTGCTGGCCGACCCGCTCTCCGGGCTCCGGTACGGCGGGCACACCCGCGTCGCGCCCGTTATCGGGAACTACGACGCGTACCTCTCGGCCGACCTCGCGGACGGTGAGGACGGGGACGCCGACGCGGCGGAGGCGGCGCGCGAGTGGGCCGACCCGGACCTCGTCCTCCGGCTGGGCGCCTCGCCCACCTCGAAGCGCCTCCGCAAGTACCTCGCCGGGACCGGCGCCGACCAGTACCAGGTCGACCCCGCCGGGCGCTGGCGCGAGGCCGAGTTCGCCGCGACCGACCTCGTCGTCGCCGAGCCGAGCCGGCTCTGCGCTCGTCTCTCTCGGCTCGTCGGGGGCGGGAGCGGCGATCCGGACTGGCGCTCACAGTGGGAGGAGGCGGACCGCGTCGCCGAGGCGGTTCACGGCCGCGAGGCGGAGGAGCTGGACGAGGCGGTCGCTGCCGGCGAGTCGGACTCGCTCCGCTCCGGTTTCCACGAGGGCGACGCGCTCCGCGCGGTCGCGGACGCGCTCCCCGACCCGGCGACGCTGTTCGTCTCCAACTCGATGCCCGTCCGCGACCTCGACCGGTTCGTCGGGTCCACGACCGCGAACATCACCGCGCTCGGTAACCGCGGCGTCTCCGGGATCGACGGCATCGTCTCCAGCGCGCTCGGGGCGGGCAGCGGGACGACCGACGACCTCACGCTCGTCGTCGGCGACATCGCCCTGTACCACGACTCGAACGGGCTGCTCGCGGTCGACCGCTGCGACGTCGACGTCACGGTCGTCGCGGTCAACAACGACGGCGGCGGCATCTTCCACAAGCTCCCGATCGAGTCGTTCGAGCCGCCGTTCACCGAGTCGTTCAAAACGCCACACGGGCTCGACTTCGAGCCGCTCGCGGAGCTTCACGGCCTCGACTACGAGCGGATCGACGCGCGATCCGACGCACTCGCCGACCGCGGCGAGAGCCCGGCCGAACGCGCGCAAGCGGTCGCGGACGACGTCGCCGCCGTCGTGTCTCGGGCCCACGAGGAGGCGGGGTCGCACCTGATCGAGGTCGACACGGACGCCGAGGTCAGCCACCGCACGCGGGAGCAACTCGCGGCCGCGGTCGAGCGCGCGGTCCACGGCGGGAGCGCGGCGCGGGGCGAAGGGGCGGGCTCGTCGTAG
- a CDS encoding VOC family protein, with protein sequence MLSDTPGLHHVTGIVGDAGAHADFYGGALGLRLLRRTVNYEDRLQYHLYFGDATGSPGSVFTVFPDPNADPGRTGKPGYEAVAFAVPPNSLGYWRDRLADRGVEAGPLDPDARFGDRGLTLADPSGTRVELVVTETADPDPWTDGPVPAERAIRGLRGVTALPADPYGTASMLETLGFEYEAESGDRVRYRAPGDRATAVDLLDRDAAYLREGPGTLHHAAVRVADRETLLDWHALFRERGYDVSRVKDRHFFHSLYVRGPGGLLVELATEAPTPDGPLGPGLADPESTGHATDLYLPPRFEADRELIESQLPAFDGPASEPECPR encoded by the coding sequence ATGCTCTCTGACACCCCCGGGCTCCACCACGTCACGGGGATCGTCGGCGACGCGGGCGCCCACGCCGACTTCTACGGCGGGGCGCTCGGGCTCCGCCTGCTCCGCCGGACCGTGAACTACGAGGACCGCCTCCAGTACCACCTCTACTTCGGCGATGCGACCGGCTCGCCGGGGTCGGTGTTCACCGTCTTCCCCGACCCGAACGCCGACCCCGGGCGGACTGGGAAGCCCGGCTACGAGGCCGTCGCCTTCGCGGTGCCGCCGAACTCGCTCGGCTACTGGCGCGACCGGCTCGCGGACCGGGGCGTCGAGGCGGGGCCGCTCGACCCGGACGCGCGCTTCGGCGACCGCGGGCTGACGCTCGCGGACCCCTCGGGGACGCGGGTCGAACTGGTCGTGACGGAGACTGCCGATCCGGATCCGTGGACGGACGGTCCCGTGCCCGCCGAACGCGCGATCCGCGGGCTCCGCGGCGTGACCGCGCTCCCCGCGGACCCGTACGGGACCGCGAGCATGCTGGAGACGCTCGGCTTCGAGTACGAGGCCGAGTCGGGCGACCGCGTGCGCTACCGCGCGCCCGGAGACCGCGCGACGGCCGTCGACCTGCTCGACCGCGACGCGGCGTATCTCCGGGAGGGGCCGGGAACCCTCCACCACGCCGCGGTTCGCGTCGCGGACCGCGAGACGCTCTTGGACTGGCACGCGCTGTTCCGCGAGCGCGGGTACGACGTCTCGCGCGTGAAGGACCGGCACTTCTTCCACTCGCTGTACGTCCGCGGCCCCGGCGGGCTCCTCGTCGAACTCGCGACCGAGGCCCCGACTCCCGACGGGCCTCTGGGCCCGGGGCTCGCGGACCCCGAGTCGACCGGGCACGCGACGGACCTCTACCTTCCGCCGCGGTTCGAGGCCGATCGCGAGCTGATCGAGTCGCAGTTGCCCGCGTTCGACGGTCCCGCGTCGGAGCCGGAGTGCCCTCGATGA
- a CDS encoding alpha/beta hydrolase, whose protein sequence is MSRRISGVSGPHAEATLVTAGAPVAAAEVAVVLVHGRGGTAEGLVRLADEFYRSGATLLAPGAVRSTWFPAPHEAPLSANEPALSSAVDCVASAVDVARDAGIPPGRVVLIGVSQGGAVVAEFLRRRPGRFGGAFVVSAALPGEDLAEVEVEAVEGVEIEEDGPLAGTPVSLDSSEEDLYMPPERVRKTARVFERAGAAVDLRIDPGDGHGLSDATMDRIGERVDALLVRRRRP, encoded by the coding sequence ATGAGCCGTCGGATATCCGGCGTCTCCGGCCCGCACGCGGAGGCGACGCTCGTCACCGCAGGCGCCCCGGTCGCGGCCGCCGAGGTCGCGGTCGTGCTGGTCCACGGCCGCGGGGGGACAGCGGAGGGGCTCGTCCGCCTCGCCGACGAGTTCTACCGGTCGGGCGCGACGCTCCTCGCGCCCGGCGCGGTCCGGTCGACGTGGTTCCCGGCCCCGCACGAGGCGCCGCTGTCGGCGAACGAGCCGGCGCTGTCCTCCGCCGTGGACTGCGTCGCCAGCGCGGTCGACGTCGCGCGCGACGCCGGGATCCCACCCGGGCGTGTCGTCCTCATCGGGGTCTCGCAGGGCGGCGCGGTCGTCGCCGAGTTCCTGCGACGCCGACCCGGCCGATTCGGCGGTGCGTTCGTCGTCTCGGCGGCGCTGCCGGGCGAGGACCTCGCGGAAGTTGAGGTCGAAGCGGTCGAGGGAGTGGAGATTGAGGAGGACGGGCCACTCGCCGGGACGCCGGTTTCGCTCGACAGCAGCGAGGAGGACCTGTACATGCCCCCGGAGCGCGTCCGGAAGACCGCGCGCGTCTTCGAGCGCGCCGGCGCCGCGGTCGATCTCCGGATCGACCCGGGCGACGGACACGGTCTCTCGGACGCGACGATGGACCGGATCGGCGAGCGGGTCGACGCGCTGCTCGTCCGTCGCCGTCGGCCCTAA
- a CDS encoding BsuPI-related putative proteinase inhibitor produces the protein MLDAALATATTDDGVALSLRIENAGADPVTLQFRTGQRAEFTAYPADEDAEGSAEGRADPVWRYGASQMFTQALGSETIGPGEAVGYEGTWRDPPAGTYRVVGEATATDRDVRAAAVVDVE, from the coding sequence ATGCTCGACGCGGCGCTCGCGACGGCGACGACGGACGACGGGGTGGCGCTATCGTTACGGATCGAGAACGCGGGCGCGGATCCGGTGACGCTCCAGTTCCGGACCGGCCAGCGCGCGGAGTTCACCGCGTACCCGGCGGACGAGGACGCAGAGGGCTCAGCCGAGGGCCGGGCCGATCCGGTCTGGCGTTACGGCGCGAGTCAGATGTTCACGCAGGCGCTCGGGAGCGAGACGATCGGCCCGGGCGAGGCGGTCGGTTACGAGGGGACGTGGCGGGACCCGCCCGCGGGGACCTACCGAGTCGTGGGCGAGGCGACGGCGACGGACCGCGACGTGCGCGCAGCGGCGGTCGTCGACGTGGAGTGA
- a CDS encoding ABC transporter permease → MDSRLTIAGRELAGLRAEKTILLAIGIQLFIATFSSFLVVGLVSMYDPGALDGAEIEVAAAGDAVDDLERAASEVPGASVTPYDDADAARSAFDRNAADAVVVTTRTESGRVSTAVTAPDSTVETTVIVVQLRELLRTYELNERDARASYLEESPLPLPDRSDTSPYFTFTYTVLIPLLVFLPVFISGSLIVDSITEELDQGTMELLRVAPVTLAEIVDGKAAAAIGIAPGQALLWLLLLEANGTSVANVGPILALMTALTTLVVAVAVGIAAVAPDRQAAQLLYSVAVLVLFGGATAMAGGPANAVARLAIDSADATTGVLVVAYAGIAAAAYLGVRRVVAVEGFGR, encoded by the coding sequence TTGGATAGCCGCCTGACGATCGCCGGGCGCGAGCTCGCCGGGCTGCGCGCGGAGAAGACGATCCTGCTCGCGATCGGGATCCAGCTGTTCATCGCGACCTTCTCGTCGTTCCTCGTCGTCGGGCTCGTCTCCATGTACGACCCGGGCGCGCTCGACGGCGCGGAGATCGAGGTCGCGGCCGCGGGCGACGCGGTCGACGACTTAGAGCGCGCCGCGAGCGAGGTCCCGGGCGCCTCGGTCACGCCGTACGACGACGCGGACGCCGCGCGGAGCGCCTTCGACCGGAACGCGGCCGATGCGGTGGTGGTCACGACCCGCACGGAGAGCGGGCGGGTGTCGACCGCCGTCACCGCCCCGGACTCAACCGTGGAGACGACGGTGATCGTGGTGCAGCTGCGCGAGCTGCTGCGGACCTACGAGCTGAACGAGCGCGACGCCCGCGCCTCGTACCTGGAGGAGTCCCCGCTCCCCCTGCCCGACCGGAGCGACACCAGCCCGTACTTCACGTTCACGTACACCGTGTTGATCCCCCTGCTCGTCTTCCTCCCGGTGTTCATCTCGGGGTCGCTGATCGTCGACTCGATCACGGAGGAGTTGGATCAAGGAACCATGGAGCTGCTCCGGGTCGCGCCCGTCACGCTCGCCGAGATCGTCGACGGGAAGGCCGCCGCGGCGATCGGGATCGCTCCGGGCCAGGCCCTGCTGTGGCTACTCCTCCTCGAGGCGAACGGCACCTCGGTCGCGAACGTCGGCCCGATCTTGGCGCTGATGACCGCGCTGACGACGCTCGTCGTCGCGGTCGCGGTCGGCATCGCGGCCGTCGCGCCCGACCGGCAGGCGGCCCAGCTGCTCTACTCGGTGGCAGTCCTCGTGCTGTTCGGCGGCGCGACGGCGATGGCCGGCGGCCCCGCGAACGCGGTGGCGCGGCTCGCCATCGACAGCGCGGACGCGACGACCGGCGTCCTCGTGGTCGCGTACGCCGGCATCGCCGCGGCCGCGTACCTCGGCGTGCGGCGCGTCGTCGCGGTCGAGGGGTTCGGTCGCTGA
- a CDS encoding DUF2797 domain-containing protein, with product MQVVGYETDVASGSPDADGDSERDPIPEADGPIGGGLYVASGGTVDFVDAGPGTELAFGLGERRCAGTVHEGDHIACDAADAPYCDDHSHVWVCARCTGTCLKDEMDCHETHAMYLAAFAPDVLKVGVTKEWRLGTRLREQGADRAAHIRTFPNGRIAREVEAELAAGDHLVDRVRVPTKLDGFGRAVDEAAWEALLDRFDPIERYEFDYGLDLDERPVAETMAAGTVRGWKGRVIVLDRGGSTYAVDARDLVGYELTDAVPERELQSSLGAFGG from the coding sequence GTGCAGGTCGTCGGCTACGAGACGGACGTCGCGAGCGGCTCGCCGGACGCGGACGGCGACTCGGAACGGGATCCGATCCCCGAGGCGGACGGACCGATCGGGGGCGGGCTCTACGTCGCGAGCGGCGGGACCGTCGACTTCGTGGACGCGGGCCCGGGCACCGAGCTCGCCTTCGGTCTCGGCGAGCGACGCTGTGCGGGGACGGTCCACGAAGGCGATCATATCGCCTGCGACGCCGCGGACGCGCCGTACTGTGACGACCATTCGCACGTCTGGGTGTGCGCGCGGTGCACCGGGACGTGCCTGAAAGACGAGATGGACTGCCACGAGACGCACGCGATGTACCTCGCCGCGTTCGCGCCCGACGTGCTGAAAGTCGGCGTCACCAAGGAGTGGCGACTGGGTACTCGCCTCCGCGAGCAGGGCGCCGACCGCGCGGCCCATATCCGGACCTTCCCGAACGGGCGTATCGCCCGCGAGGTGGAGGCCGAGCTGGCGGCCGGCGACCACCTCGTCGACCGCGTCCGCGTTCCGACGAAGCTCGACGGGTTCGGGCGCGCGGTCGACGAGGCCGCGTGGGAGGCGCTGCTCGACCGGTTCGACCCGATCGAGCGGTACGAGTTCGACTACGGGCTCGACCTCGACGAGCGACCCGTCGCGGAGACGATGGCCGCGGGGACCGTCCGCGGCTGGAAGGGCCGAGTGATCGTTCTCGACCGCGGCGGCTCGACGTACGCCGTCGACGCGCGCGACCTCGTCGGCTACGAGCTGACCGACGCGGTGCCGGAGCGGGAGCTCCAGTCGAGCCTCGGGGCGTTCGGCGGATGA